One genomic segment of Erysipelotrichaceae bacterium 66202529 includes these proteins:
- a CDS encoding undecaprenyl-diphosphate phosphatase yields MFLFDMIKAVLLGIIQGITEWLPVSSTGHMILFNSFFPMSSSLAKPDTPEFAFWGLFLVVIQLGSILAVCVLYFHKLNPFSPRKSISEKRSTWDLWFHVFVASIPGIIGIFLNDYVEKYMNNAIVVAIALIVFGIGFIVLESTKHHPKYRKVGEITYQTAFMIGLFQLIAALVPGTSRSGATILGASILGCSRFAASEFSFFMAIPAMAGASGLKFMKYFMHYGLSMSGGDIALLVVASIIAFVVSMFAIRFLMNYIRNHDFKIFGYYRIVVGVAVLICYFLGVLNLSAI; encoded by the coding sequence ATGTTTCTATTCGATATGATAAAAGCGGTTCTGCTCGGTATCATTCAGGGAATCACGGAATGGCTTCCTGTCAGCAGCACCGGACATATGATTCTGTTTAACAGCTTTTTTCCGATGAGCTCCTCGCTGGCAAAGCCGGATACTCCGGAATTCGCATTTTGGGGATTGTTTCTGGTAGTTATACAGCTTGGCTCTATTCTGGCAGTCTGTGTACTGTATTTCCATAAGCTGAATCCATTTTCACCGAGAAAATCCATCAGTGAAAAGCGCTCCACCTGGGATTTATGGTTTCATGTATTTGTTGCATCCATTCCAGGTATCATCGGCATATTCCTGAATGACTATGTTGAGAAGTATATGAACAATGCCATTGTCGTAGCCATTGCATTGATTGTATTCGGTATCGGCTTTATCGTGCTGGAAAGCACCAAGCATCATCCAAAATACCGCAAAGTGGGAGAAATCACCTATCAGACGGCCTTTATGATCGGTCTGTTTCAGCTGATTGCTGCTCTGGTTCCCGGAACCTCACGAAGCGGTGCCACTATTTTAGGTGCCTCCATACTGGGCTGTTCCCGTTTTGCGGCTAGTGAATTTTCCTTCTTTATGGCGATTCCAGCTATGGCTGGTGCCAGCGGATTAAAATTTATGAAATACTTCATGCATTATGGATTATCCATGAGTGGAGGAGATATCGCCCTGCTTGTCGTGGCAAGCATCATCGCCTTTGTTGTGTCCATGTTTGCCATTCGCTTCCTGATGAATTACATTCGTAACCATGACTTCAAAATATTTGGATATTACCGTATCGTCGTGGGTGTGGCAGTGCTGATCTGTTACTTCCTTGGCGTATTGAATCTAAGCGCAATCTGA
- a CDS encoding signal peptidase I, whose product MKRVKPSSVIGIIACIIFIPIIVVNLVIIFNGFQDNENMPGFMGYRPAIVLSGSMEPTFDAGDVIVIEKAEDTGNLQKGDVITYLVSGKATTHRIISVTDHEGKTAYVTKGDYNNVEDRLAVYPEQIQGIYKGFRIPNLGNILMFMQSTQGMLICLGIPFALYILYDIFKRRKDSRKENEALQDQLKEKERLEAELAKLKAEKQQIEETE is encoded by the coding sequence ATGAAAAGAGTCAAGCCATCCAGCGTGATAGGGATCATAGCTTGTATCATATTTATACCGATCATCGTTGTCAATCTTGTGATCATCTTTAATGGATTTCAGGATAATGAAAATATGCCGGGCTTCATGGGCTATCGGCCTGCGATCGTCTTATCAGGTTCCATGGAACCAACCTTTGATGCAGGAGATGTCATCGTCATAGAAAAAGCAGAAGATACAGGGAACCTGCAGAAAGGTGATGTGATTACATATCTGGTATCAGGCAAGGCGACAACGCACAGGATCATCAGCGTAACGGATCATGAAGGAAAGACAGCCTATGTGACAAAGGGAGACTACAACAATGTAGAGGATAGACTGGCAGTGTATCCGGAACAGATACAGGGTATCTATAAGGGATTTCGTATCCCCAATCTAGGGAATATCCTGATGTTCATGCAGAGCACGCAGGGAATGCTGATATGTCTGGGAATCCCATTTGCGCTCTATATCCTGTATGACATCTTTAAGCGAAGAAAAGACAGCAGGAAAGAGAATGAGGCACTGCAGGATCAGCTGAAGGAAAAGGAAAGACTGGAAGCAGAGCTTGCAAAGCTAAAGGCAGAGAAACAGCAGATAGAAGAAACAGAATAG
- a CDS encoding signal peptidase I produces MRNIITKAGTLVLGILVCLLIIILGIQAYNKLIVHDETASILGYNYKTVLTGSMEPAIPVGSIVITKEQSSYEMEDIISFQEEGAIITHRIISIDRERYITKGDANNVADTEEVQQKQILGKVILTIPLLGYLVMWLMSPFGIISLFIIIGIWYIATGRNRGAGNEKE; encoded by the coding sequence ATGAGAAACATAATCACAAAAGCTGGAACATTGGTGCTTGGCATTCTCGTATGTCTGCTGATCATTATACTTGGCATTCAGGCATACAACAAACTCATTGTTCATGATGAAACTGCCAGCATTCTGGGCTATAATTACAAGACAGTTCTGACAGGTTCCATGGAACCTGCAATACCAGTTGGCAGCATCGTCATTACAAAAGAACAGAGCAGTTATGAAATGGAAGATATTATATCCTTTCAGGAAGAAGGAGCCATCATTACACATAGAATCATCAGCATAGACAGGGAACGATACATAACAAAAGGTGACGCCAATAATGTGGCAGATACAGAGGAAGTCCAGCAGAAACAGATATTAGGGAAAGTAATTCTGACGATACCGCTGCTTGGCTATCTGGTCATGTGGCTGATGTCACCATTCGGAATCATCAGTTTATTTATCATCATAGGAATCTGGTATATAGCGACAGGAAGAAACAGAGGTGCAGGAAATGAAAAGGAATAG
- a CDS encoding regulator yields MKKEEISHCIELTKEIMIRHYQKDDDFAIGYLHRSCIWIGSCAEEFYVGKQTIAEVLKKESKELPDIELTAFDYVCASNDTHECVITGRHTGHTTSTSGEIYSDMQRITFVWKKMKDELLIMHIHVSNPMINLQEGEIFPHKIGKYTKGYFEMLVNRDIKKNGSITIKDQKNRYHIINIHDILYCEAFDMNCIIHLAKNDVFGRITLLDFEQMLNEKNKDMFKRVHKSYLVNRYHTKSLARYELMLEHEIRVPVSQERYNNVRDWLNQC; encoded by the coding sequence ATGAAAAAGGAAGAAATCAGTCACTGTATAGAACTGACTAAGGAGATCATGATTCGTCATTATCAAAAGGATGATGACTTTGCAATTGGATATTTACATAGAAGCTGCATCTGGATCGGTTCCTGTGCAGAGGAATTCTATGTTGGTAAACAGACGATAGCCGAAGTCCTCAAAAAGGAATCAAAGGAACTGCCGGATATTGAATTGACCGCCTTTGATTATGTGTGCGCATCCAATGATACGCATGAATGCGTCATTACGGGAAGACACACAGGTCATACGACAAGTACCTCTGGTGAAATCTACAGTGATATGCAGAGGATCACTTTCGTATGGAAGAAGATGAAAGATGAGCTTCTCATCATGCATATCCATGTATCCAATCCAATGATCAATCTGCAGGAGGGTGAGATCTTCCCGCACAAGATTGGTAAATATACAAAGGGGTACTTTGAGATGCTGGTCAATCGTGATATTAAGAAAAATGGGTCTATTACCATTAAGGATCAGAAGAACCGATACCATATCATCAATATCCATGACATCCTGTACTGTGAGGCATTTGATATGAACTGTATCATCCACCTTGCAAAGAACGATGTCTTTGGACGCATCACGCTGCTTGACTTTGAACAGATGCTGAATGAAAAAAACAAGGATATGTTCAAGCGGGTACATAAGAGTTACTTAGTCAATCGCTATCATACGAAGTCTTTAGCACGCTATGAGCTGATGCTGGAACATGAAATCAGAGTACCGGTATCACAGGAGCGCTATAACAATGTAAGGGATTGGCTGAATCAGTGCTAA
- a CDS encoding tyrosine-type recombinase/integrase: MKKTVLNMKMIGEFKTYLYGEERSKATIEKYIRDVMHFYKYLPENDKAITKEKLVAYKNSLSEEYKVSSINSMLVALNGLLDYLKLGNMKLKLHKVQRSVFYEEERELTKDEYKRLLDTALKRDDKRLYMLLQTICGTGIRVSEHKYITVEAVKEGKAVVRNKGKTRTVFIPKKLKRLLKDYCKQESILTGAVFITKSGRPMDRSNIWSAMKKLCRDARVDDKKVFPHNLRHLFALTFYRLQKDVVRLADILGHASIETTRIYTMITGRECQKSLSKMDLIIPLTV; encoded by the coding sequence ATGAAAAAGACGGTATTAAATATGAAAATGATAGGGGAATTCAAAACATATTTATATGGGGAAGAAAGAAGTAAAGCAACGATTGAAAAATATATAAGAGATGTCATGCATTTCTATAAATATTTGCCTGAAAATGATAAAGCAATAACAAAAGAGAAACTGGTAGCTTATAAAAATAGTCTGTCTGAAGAATACAAGGTATCAAGTATCAACAGTATGCTTGTCGCACTAAACGGTCTGCTTGATTATTTAAAACTGGGAAATATGAAATTAAAATTACACAAGGTACAGCGTTCTGTTTTTTATGAAGAGGAACGGGAACTGACAAAAGATGAATATAAGCGTCTGCTGGATACGGCATTAAAGAGAGATGATAAACGTTTGTATATGTTACTGCAGACGATATGTGGTACAGGTATCAGAGTATCAGAACATAAATACATAACGGTAGAAGCAGTAAAAGAAGGGAAGGCAGTTGTACGAAATAAAGGGAAGACAAGAACGGTATTTATTCCAAAGAAATTAAAGAGATTGCTTAAAGATTATTGTAAACAGGAAAGCATATTAACAGGTGCTGTCTTTATCACAAAGAGTGGAAGACCAATGGATCGTAGTAATATTTGGAGTGCCATGAAAAAACTATGTCGTGATGCCAGAGTCGATGATAAAAAAGTATTCCCACATAATTTGAGACATCTATTCGCATTGACATTTTATCGTCTACAAAAAGATGTTGTAAGATTGGCGGATATATTGGGACATGCAAGTATCGAGACTACAAGAATATATACTATGATAACAGGTAGAGAATGTCAGAAATCCCTATCAAAAATGGATTTGATAATTCCTTTAACCGTATAA
- a CDS encoding EAL domain-containing protein, whose amino-acid sequence MNTMRMAGVIGCGDNNLSDQISWIGTGVNEICSSKKEAVMFFEEESRIYDGYFLIENAWFHGIEISSNLGIVMVTLTAKTLPDASCVMKMPLRFSVVWHKDNNLWKVIHVHNSIADTDLKEHNYFNIEAAQSAYSQMNERLSNAVNTDALTGISNMNGFIRDTEKIFKKYPDDSYAIIKFGIKNFRYINRVHGYGMGDKVLQNIAKNLKKTCREGETCARIEKDIFAMTYRFFTKDEMSYRENKVRMKLIDKRISKKINMDICFVAGIYLPQDIRHEHVIDMLDKALIAQQSVPKNITGSRSVYYDDAMMNNMIQKNELLESAIPAMQNDEYKLYIQPQFDIQTHRIISGEALCRWQKEDGTLIPPNDFIPVFEEYGMIISFDFHMLELLCRQMRKWMDEGLELKPISINQSRLHIENEAYLEDFCSTVDRYGIPHEDIAFELTESAFVEQQDEMLKLASNLHKRGFQLAIDDFGTGYASLNFLSVVSADILKIDKCLLDGIENNKRSRSIIEKTIELAHEIDMTVICEGIETEEQLEYLSRIGCDIGQGFLIGRPMESRQFEKLWMQDKVLSN is encoded by the coding sequence ATGAACACAATGAGGATGGCAGGAGTGATAGGATGTGGCGACAACAATTTATCGGATCAGATCAGCTGGATAGGTACGGGAGTCAATGAGATATGCAGCAGCAAGAAAGAAGCGGTCATGTTTTTTGAGGAGGAATCCAGAATCTATGACGGATATTTTCTGATAGAGAATGCATGGTTTCATGGCATTGAGATCAGCAGTAATCTGGGGATCGTTATGGTAACACTGACTGCTAAGACCCTGCCGGATGCTTCCTGCGTGATGAAGATGCCTCTGCGATTTTCTGTTGTATGGCACAAGGATAATAATTTGTGGAAGGTCATTCATGTGCATAATTCGATAGCGGATACCGACCTGAAGGAACATAACTATTTCAATATTGAGGCAGCGCAGTCGGCCTATTCACAGATGAATGAAAGACTCAGCAATGCTGTCAATACCGATGCCTTAACAGGAATCAGTAATATGAATGGCTTCATTCGTGATACAGAAAAGATATTCAAGAAATATCCTGATGATTCGTATGCCATCATCAAGTTTGGTATCAAGAACTTCCGCTATATCAATCGGGTTCATGGATATGGCATGGGAGACAAGGTACTGCAGAACATTGCGAAGAATCTGAAAAAGACATGCCGGGAGGGAGAAACATGCGCAAGGATAGAGAAGGACATCTTTGCGATGACCTATCGTTTCTTTACAAAGGATGAAATGTCGTATCGAGAGAATAAGGTACGCATGAAGCTCATTGACAAGCGTATCAGCAAGAAGATCAACATGGACATCTGCTTTGTTGCAGGCATCTATCTGCCGCAGGACATCCGACATGAGCATGTCATCGACATGCTGGACAAGGCACTGATCGCCCAGCAGAGCGTTCCCAAGAACATCACAGGAAGCCGGTCAGTCTATTATGATGATGCAATGATGAATAATATGATCCAGAAGAATGAACTTCTGGAATCGGCAATCCCTGCAATGCAGAACGACGAATATAAATTATACATACAGCCTCAGTTTGATATTCAGACACATCGCATCATCTCGGGAGAGGCGCTGTGCCGATGGCAGAAAGAGGATGGAACACTTATCCCGCCCAATGACTTCATACCGGTATTTGAAGAATATGGTATGATCATCAGTTTCGACTTTCATATGCTGGAACTGCTCTGCCGGCAGATGAGAAAGTGGATGGATGAAGGACTGGAACTGAAGCCGATATCCATCAATCAGTCCCGACTGCACATAGAAAATGAAGCATATCTTGAAGATTTCTGTTCAACAGTGGACAGATATGGCATACCACATGAGGACATTGCCTTTGAACTGACAGAATCAGCGTTCGTAGAACAGCAGGACGAAATGCTGAAGCTGGCATCTAATCTGCATAAGCGTGGATTTCAATTAGCTATTGATGACTTTGGAACAGGGTATGCCTCCCTCAACTTCCTAAGTGTCGTATCAGCAGATATTCTGAAGATAGATAAGTGCCTGCTTGACGGGATTGAAAATAATAAACGTTCCCGTTCGATCATAGAAAAGACAATCGAGCTGGCACATGAGATCGACATGACAGTCATCTGCGAAGGCATAGAAACAGAAGAACAATTAGAATACCTTAGCAGGATCGGCTGTGACATCGGACAGGGCTTTCTGATTGGCAGGCCGATGGAATCCAGGCAGTTTGAAAAGCTGTGGATGCAGGATAAAGTATTATCGAATTAA